A window of Saccharomyces paradoxus chromosome XI, complete sequence contains these coding sequences:
- the PLN1 gene encoding Pln1p (similar to YKR046C): MSESSISPSKPSVELPQATWSHLQRYPALSKFLKYAESLPPVERLISFNLVVLGSVNQWVSESSGSPRLVKQVVAAGKEGAFKLDELINLLVFKEGVDGLLYNWKSHSNTPGIWLVWFFVDYVANISNTLLREFLIKPLHLQGSNASKEIGSSGEENKVTDTSSLPHVAELSSTTRGMSQEIQSKVKSNYIDPTKDLAKEKYDAIVKPTTDKLQSVYIDPTKSKLNETYQRFTTVYENNLSKSESVPKAIVSTGLDLGNATIEKLKAAREDQANSKPAAVSTN; encoded by the coding sequence ATGTCTGAATCATCTATTTCACCTTCTAAACCATCTGTGGAATTGCCACAAGCAACCTGGTCGCATCTGCAAAGATACCCAGCTCTATCCAAGTTTCTCAAATATGCAGAATCTCTACCACCCGTGGAGAGGttgatttctttcaacCTCGTTGTTTTGGGATCTGTGAACCAGTGGGTTTCCGAATCATCCGGCTCTCCTCGTCTGGTGAAGCAAGTTGTTGCTGCCGGGAAGGAGGGAGCCTTCAAGTTGGATGAGTTAATCAACCTCTTGGTATTCAAGGAGGGTGTCGACGGCTTGTTGTACAATTGGAAATCACACTCCAACACGCCAGGGATCTGGCTGGTGTGGTTCTTTGTCGACTACGTCGCCAACATTTCTAATACTTTGTTGAGGGAGTTCCTAATCAAGCCATTACATTTGCAAGGCTCTAACGCATCGAAGGAAATCGGCTCCTCCGGTGAAGAGAACAAGGTCACAGAcacttcttctttgccCCACGTGGCAGAGTTGTCTTCAACGACCAGAGGTATGTCGCAGGAGATCCAGTCCAAGGTCAAGTCTAACTACATCGACCCAACCAAGGACCTGGCCAAAGAGAAGTATGACGCTATAGTGAAGCCCACCACTGATAAGTTGCAGTCCGTGTACATCGATCCAACCAAGTCTAAGCTGAACGAGACCTACCAACGTTTCACCACTGTGTACGAAAACAACTTAAGCAAGTCCGAAAGTGTCCCTAAAGCCATCGTATCCACCGGGTTGGATCTGGGCAATGCCACTATTGAAAAGCTAAAGGCTGCAAGAGAGGACCAAGCCAACTCCAAGCCTGCGGCTGTTTCAACCAATTAG
- a CDS encoding uncharacterized protein (similar to YKR045C) codes for MSNNHHTSQGRRNKLSVWVKKIINNTTTTTNASVPSSKPRHGTRAGPTRAKRTELDSDGTTISSSLRPMIDQNSLQSSESDDEGNHRVAWDEPPTDKMKQQQQQQHDNASVIPLVSFCSSSVKSSTFSDIHSIQSTRPTIFSNRTLETNSSVLAIPPQSILDRSRTLPPSNASNTTTRRP; via the coding sequence ATGTCGAACAATCATCACACATCCCagggaagaagaaataaactttCAGTTtgggtgaaaaaaattataaacaACACCACCACAACTACCAACGCATCGGTCCCGAGCAGTAAACCAAGACACGGCACTAGGGCTGGCCCCACAAGAGCCAAACGCACTGAGTTGGACTCGGACGGAACGACTATCAGCTCGTCGTTGCGACCAATGATTGATCAAAATTCGTTGCAGTCGAGCgaatctgatgatgaaggaAATCATAGGGTGGCATGGGATGAGCCACCAACAGACAAAATGaaacagcagcagcagcagcagcatGACAATGCAAGTGTTATTCCCTTAGTGTCATTTTGTTCCTCATCAGTGAAGTCGTCCACTTTCTCGGATATCCACTCAATACAGTCTACCAGGCCCACCATATTTTCTAACAGAACGCTTGAGACGAACTCCAGCGTTCTGGCCATTCCACCACAGAGTATACTCGATCGGTCAAGGACTCTCCCGCCGTCGAACGCAAGTAACACTACTACAAGAAGACCATGA